The following proteins come from a genomic window of Syngnathus acus chromosome 15, fSynAcu1.2, whole genome shotgun sequence:
- the slc22a15 gene encoding solute carrier family 22 member 15 has protein sequence MDVEEAFQVVGEFGAYQKRAVAVLALTQVYMACQSMLVVLVGASPEVHVEKHDGVHSPVTFFGDVDSIVTEWLLVKQQSYKVSLAGSLFFAGLLLGSFVLGPLSDTVGRRPVYLTALFLEVLLGYVTAASPSYEVFAASRLLVGLMNGAIGLVCFILTQEYVGKSYWAVTGTLTSMTFAVGIALFAALGFVIRPWRTLATAANTWGVLCFLLSTCVPALSTTLPESPRWLYCRRRTRRAQEVMRYMALMNGRPAHKLTLRPAGGGSGGSGGSGILQLATHPLLRLRTFLLMYVWYACSLVYYGLTLGAGDVSGNRYLNVAMSGLVELPAYPLCVYCMNRPWAGRRKSLSAFLCLSAWACLGAIFIPEDAETSLGVTSLALLGKLTVSAAFNIVYVYTSELYPTVVRNAGLGVCAMSCRVGGILAPFVPSMRALAAAVPFSVFSLSGLSAGALVLLLPETLGAPPAHTLEQLHPGSRRVLENKPLLYQDDK, from the exons ATGGACGTGGAGGAAGCTTTTCAGGTGGTCGGGGAGTTCGGCGCCTACCAGAAACGAGCCGTCGCCGTCCTGGCTCTGACCCAG GTGTATATGGCGTGCCAGTCCATGTTGGTGGTTTTGGTGGGAGCGTCTCCAGAGGTGCACGTGGAGAAGCACGACGGCGTTCATTCACCGGTCACATTTTTCGGGGACGTGGACTCCATTGTGACGGAG TGGCTCCTGGTCAAGCAGCAGTCCTACAAGGTCAGCTTGGCTGGATCACTATTCTTCGCTGGCCTCCTGCTCGGGAGCTTCGTTCTCGGGCCTCTCTCTGACACCGTCGGCAGGAGACCCGTCTACCTGACTG CGCTGTTCCTGGAGGTGCTCCTGGGTTACGTGACGGCGGCGTCTCCGAGCTACGAAGTGTTCGCCGCCTCCCGCCTCCTGGTGGGCCTGATGAACGGCGCCATCGGCCTGGTCTGCTTCATCCTCACGCAGGAGTACGTGGGCAAGTCCTACTGGGCCGTGACTG GGACGCTGACGAGCATGACGTTTGCGGTGGGCATCGCCCTCTTTGCGGCTCTGGGTTTCGTCATAAGGCCATGGAGGACGCTTGCGACAGCGGCCAACACTTGGGGAGTCCTCTGCTTCCTGCTGTCCACGTGTGTGCCCGCGCTGTCCAC AACGCTTCCGGAGTCTCCTCGCTGGCTCTACTGTCGCCGTCGCACCCGGCGGGCGCAGGAG GTGATGCGCTACATGGCTCTGATGAACGGTCGCCCTGCGCACAAGCTGACCTTGCGGCCGGCCGGAGGTGGCTCGGGCGGCTCAGGCGGTTCGGGCATCCTGCAGCTGGCCACTCATCCTCTCCTCCGTCTCAGGACGTTCCTGCTCATGTATGTCTG GTACGCATGCAGTCTGGTGTATTACGGCCTGACACTGGGCGCCGGGGATGTGTCGGGAAACCGTTACCTGAATGTGGCCATGTCTGGTCTGGTGGAGCTGCCAGCCTACCCGCTCTGCGTCTATTGCATGAACCGACCCTG gGCCGGCCGGAGGAAGAGTTTGTCGGCTTTCTTATGTTTGTCTGCGTGGGCCTGCCTTGGCGCCATCTTCATTCCAGAAGACGCGG agACGTCACTGGGCGTGACCTCCTTGGCGCTGTTAGGAAAGCTGACGGTGAGCGCGGCCTTCAACATCGTGTACGTGTACACGTCAGAGCTGTACCCCACTGTGGTCAG GAACGCCGGCCTGGGAGTTTGTGCCATGTCCTGCAGAGTAGGAGGAATTCTTGCTCCCTTTGTGCCTTCCATG CGGGCGTTGGCCGCGGCCGTGCCTTTCAGCGTCTTCTCTTTGAGCGGCCTCTCCGCTGGCGCTTTGGTGCTCCTGCTGCCCGAGACCCTTGGCGCACCACCGGCACACACACTAGAACAGCTCCATCCCGGCAGCCGCCGAGTCCTGGAGAACAAG CCTCTCCTCTACCAAGATGACAAATAG
- the LOC119134915 gene encoding TBC1 domain family member 12-like, translating into MRQGGDCLASPEMQEKEELCPRPPRSRCPFGTPQRQAGGRTWTSSPSPPQRSFWRYAPPLNLPAKSEEETQRHKLEYEEMVAGAKRRELKDAQKKRRQMKERHRHEDSISNAMVVWNTHILPHWNAVKATRRVRDLWWQGLPPGVRGRVWSLAIGNELNITGELYDIFLCRAKEKWRSYSETSSVNNDSESDGGTSLADRESSLELIKLDISRTFPSLFIFQKGGPFHDVLHSVLGAYTCYRPDIGYVQGMSFIAAVLILNLEEADAFVTFANLLNKPCQMAFFRVDHDLMLKYFAVFEVFFEENLPHLFSHFRSNKLTPDLYLIDWIFTLYSKSLPLDVACRVWDVFCRDGEESLFRTGLGILRLFQDVLLQMDFIRMAQFLSRLPEDLQAHALFAAMAATHMISRNRRWAQVFSSLPKDKNKETDNIGSPALKS; encoded by the exons ATGCGCCAGGGTGGCGACTGTTTGGCAAGCCCAGAGATGCAGGAGAAGGAGGAACTGTGTCCTCGTCCTCCACGGAGCAG GTGTCCTTTCGGCACCCCCCAGCGGCAGGCAGGAGGAAGAACTTGGACTTCGAGCCCCTCTCCACCACAGCGCTCATTCTGGAGGTACGCTCCCCCGCTG AACCTTCCCGCCAAATCTGAGGAGGAAACTCAAAGACACAAGCTCGAGTATGAGGAGATGGTGGCCGGGGCCAAGAGGAGAG AGTTGAAGGACGCACAGAAGAAGAGGCGTCAGATGAAGGAGAGACATCGACACGAGGACAGCATCTCCAACGCCATGGTGGTCTGGAACACGCACATCCTGCCGCACTGGAACGCTGT GAAGGCCACACGTCGCGTGAGGGACTTATGGTGGCAAGGCCTCCCTCCCGGCGTACGAGGACGCGTGTGGAGCCTTGCCATCGGAAACGAGCTCAACATCACGGGGG AGCTGTATGACATCTTCCTGTGTCGCGCCAAAGAAAAATGGAGGAGCTACAGCGAGACCAGCTCGGTCAACAACGACAGCGAGAGCG ACGGCGGCACATCGCTGGCAGACAGAGAATCCAGCCTGGAACTCATCAAGCTGGATATCTCTCGAACATTCCCGTCGCTCTTCATCTTCCAGAAG GGCGGTCCCTTCCACGATGTCCTCCACAGCGTGTTGGGAGCGTACACATGCTACCGACCTGACATCGGATAT GTTCAGGGGATGTCCTTCATCGCTGCCGTCCTCATCCTCAACCTGGAGGAGGCTGACGCCTTTGTCACCTTTGCCAACCTGCTCAACAAACCATGCCAGATGGCCTTCTTCCGCGTCGACCACGACCTG ATGCTGAAGTACTTCGCCGTGTTCGAGGTGTTCTTCGAGGAGAACCTCCCGCACCTCTTCAGCCACTTCAGGAGTAACAAGCTGACGCCTGACCTTTACTTGATCGACTG GATCTTCACGCTGTACAGCAAATCCCTGCCTCTAGACGTGGCGTGCCGTGTGTGGGACGTCTTCTGCCGCGACGGCGAGGAGAGCCTTTTCCGGACGGGCCTCGGCATCCTACGCCTCTTCCAGGACGTCCTGCTGCAGATGGACTTCATCCGCATGGCGCAATTCCTCAGCCGGCTGCCCGAAGACCTCCAGGCACACGCGCTCTTCGCCGCCATGGCCGCCACGCACATGATCAGCAGGAATCGCCGCTGGGCTCAG GTCTTCTCATCACTGccgaaagacaaaaacaaagagacgGACAACATCGGAAGCCCTGCTCTCAAAAGCTAA